GAGCCGGTGCCGAAGGTGCCGTACGTCAAAGCCTGCTGGCGGGCGTCGGCCAGGAATTCCTCCAGCGTTTTCCAACGCGACTTGCTGGCGACGGCCAGCACATTGGCGGTGGTTGCCAGCAAGGTGACGGGGCTGAACTCTTTGGTGATTTCGGCAGCGGCCGTCTTGGCGATGAGCGGCCCGAGCACATGCGTGCTGGATGTGCCTAGCAACAAGGTCGCACCGTCGGGCTTCTGGCGCGCGACATGGCGGGCGGCGATGGCGCCGTTGGCGCCCGGTTTGTTCTCCACCACGAAGGTGGTGCCGGGTGCGTGTGTCTGGGCGAAGTGGGCGAATTCGCGCGCGAGCTGATCGGCGCCTCCCCCCGGGGCGAAAGGCACCACCAGCGTAATCAGTGCGGGGAGTGGTTGGCCCTGGGCCTTGGCCAGCTTGGTTCGCCCCAGGGCCCCCGCCGCTATGAGGCCCAATAACCCTGTGGTGAAAGATCTGCGTTTCATGACCGCCTGCTCCTGGGGTAAGGATCGGCCGCGGCAACGCCCGCCAGCCGTCCGAGAACGTGAGTGACGGTCCAGATCGTACTACCAAAAATAGATAAAATTGATTTTGGTACTACAATTTAATGGATAACACCTAGTGCTGGCGGATCCGCAATACCTGTAGTGCCGTACGCGCGGCTTGACGGACGTGGTGCAGGGCGGCTTTGCCGGCGGCTGCTTCGTCACGGGCCTTGAGCGCATCGAAGATCTGGGTCAATTCATAGAGGGTTTCAGGTAACCGAGCGGGCGCTGATAAGGATGTCCGTCGCAACAGCACGATGCGGTTGTGCAGTTGGCGCAGCATGTTGCCCAGCAGGCGATTACCGCACCCCGCGGCTATTGTGTCGTAGAAGGTATCGCTGAGGGCGACCGTCTGCTCGACGTCACCGCGACGCGCGGCGTCGGCGAGAGAGTCGAAGGTGGTTGCCAAGGTCTGCATGTGCTCGCTGCGCGCGCGTAATGCGAAGCCGGTGCAGATCTGCGCTTCCAGGATGCCTCGTACTTCGTAGATTTCTTCTGCCTCTTCGTAGGTCAGCACCGCGACCACTGGACCTCGATTGGGGATGATCTCGATAAGGCCTTCGGCCTCGACCTGGCGTAGCGCTTCGCGCACCAGTGTTCGACTGACGTCGAGCAGTTCCATCAACTCACGTTCCTTGAGGCGCTCGCCTGGTTGGAATCTGCCTGAAAGGATGGTTTTGCGTAGCGCATCTTCCGCTTGCCGCCGCAATGGGGTTGACGGGATGTCCTGTTCGGTAGGCGCGTGCGAGTCCTGTTTATCGTTATTCATAGAGTGTCATACCGGAATTTGCCGTTCTCTCAAATCGATCATACGAAAATTGTATGGCATTGCGGAGTTTGATCGTACGTCGTTTCCGTCCAGGCGCTTGAACTGCGCATCCCCTGCGCGCTCAGCGAGGTGTGCTTTCGGTCCCCCTCGATGAACCAAGCGGCTTTAAACCCTTGATTTCCATCAGCGAGCCCGGCGCAACGCCTCGCTTACGGCGCCGAGGTCGAGCTTTCGCGCCGCGGCGGAAAGTGTCCGCTGCGCCAGGCCGCGCCTGATCCAGTCGAGCACGGCATCTTGTTCGGCATCGCCCGCGATCGTTTCGGCCTCGTGACGTGGCACCGCGATGACCAGGCCGAGCTGCTCGCGCGCCGCCTGGTACCGGCCCTTGGCCTCGAAGCCGTGCTGGCCGTGGTCCGTCACGCTGCCGCCGATCCACAGCGAGAGATCGAGCGTGGCGAGACCGGACACCGCGAGCGGCGCGAGCGCGGCCTTGAGCCGCGGCCGGCAGCCCACGATGGCGGCAAGGTACCGCACGCCGGTTTCCGGGCCGCCCATGACGCCGTGCAACGTGACTTCCATGTTTTCTCCTTCAGCGTGTCTGGCCAGACGATACTCGTATCTGCCCTGGCGCATGCGGGAGCACCCACTTCAGTGAACGCGGACGGGGGGCGCGCCGGGTGTCGACGCGGCCCCCAGGTTCAGTCCGCCTTGAGCTGCAGCTTCTCGAACAGGGCGTCGATGCGGCGTTCCAGTTCCGGGGTCGCGGGCATCATGGGCAGGCGATGTTCGTTGCTTTCCAGCAGGCCCATCCGCTTCATCAGGTATTTCAGCGGGATGGGGTTGGTGTCCCAGAA
The window above is part of the Achromobacter deleyi genome. Proteins encoded here:
- a CDS encoding tripartite tricarboxylate transporter substrate binding protein codes for the protein MKRRSFTTGLLGLIAAGALGRTKLAKAQGQPLPALITLVVPFAPGGGADQLAREFAHFAQTHAPGTTFVVENKPGANGAIAARHVARQKPDGATLLLGTSSTHVLGPLIAKTAAAEITKEFSPVTLLATTANVLAVASKSRWKTLEEFLADARQQALTYGTFGTGSSAHLYGLLLAQSTGAKLSHVPYKGSGQALTDLLGDHIDAVFLTSSALESLVREGKVRVLGVTGETRTRVFPEARTFEEQQVRQLDFSGWFGLFGPAGVPASICGSVARLAEDLGKDAAARQRMIGQGYDWVGSSPTGLQAAVESTIAIYQKVLATEAADLAG
- a CDS encoding GntR family transcriptional regulator — protein: MNNDKQDSHAPTEQDIPSTPLRRQAEDALRKTILSGRFQPGERLKERELMELLDVSRTLVREALRQVEAEGLIEIIPNRGPVVAVLTYEEAEEIYEVRGILEAQICTGFALRARSEHMQTLATTFDSLADAARRGDVEQTVALSDTFYDTIAAGCGNRLLGNMLRQLHNRIVLLRRTSLSAPARLPETLYELTQIFDALKARDEAAAGKAALHHVRQAARTALQVLRIRQH